A single region of the Rhodococcus sp. W8901 genome encodes:
- a CDS encoding metal-dependent hydrolase family protein produces MTTLPESKKRLLFRNVRVFDGVSAELSNGDVLIDGNKVAAVSTSPVGDDPGRETVVIDGGGRVLMPGMSDAHVHLVGNANSYVDLLMGTEGHITLNGVAEAKNMLMRGFTAVRDMAGDTSSIKSAIDRGQFPGPRIYPCQAAISQTSGHGDFGNVYDTPSALGGAENRSETIGFMRIADGEERVLAAVREQLKKGASQIKMMVGGGAASTYDPLYTVQFTDAELRAGVNAATDYGTYVATHVYNVTGIRRAIEAGVKSIEHGHLSDETTVKLMAERDVWLSMQPFAEDDHHYPDADRAEKNRQICSGVDRIYGWAKKYGVKVAFGTDLLLEPQFAKRQSEMAARLGDFYSNVEALRMLTSGNAQLFRLAGERDPYRDAPFGVVAEGAWADVLLVDGNPLEDLSVLADPEKYLSVIVKDGQVVKNSL; encoded by the coding sequence ATGACGACTCTTCCGGAAAGCAAGAAGCGGTTACTGTTTCGTAACGTCCGGGTGTTCGACGGCGTATCAGCGGAGCTGAGCAACGGGGACGTTCTGATCGACGGCAACAAGGTCGCCGCCGTGTCGACCTCCCCCGTCGGGGATGATCCCGGCAGGGAGACCGTCGTCATCGACGGCGGCGGCCGGGTGTTGATGCCCGGTATGAGCGATGCACACGTCCACCTGGTCGGTAACGCCAACTCGTACGTCGACCTCCTGATGGGCACGGAGGGACACATCACTCTCAACGGCGTCGCCGAAGCGAAGAACATGCTGATGCGAGGGTTCACGGCGGTCCGCGATATGGCCGGTGACACCTCGAGCATCAAGTCCGCGATCGACCGCGGCCAATTCCCCGGGCCGCGCATCTACCCGTGCCAGGCCGCGATCTCGCAGACCAGCGGTCACGGCGACTTCGGCAACGTCTACGACACCCCCTCGGCTCTCGGCGGTGCCGAGAATCGCTCGGAAACAATCGGTTTCATGCGAATCGCCGACGGCGAGGAGCGAGTCCTGGCCGCAGTGCGCGAGCAGCTCAAGAAGGGCGCCTCCCAGATCAAGATGATGGTCGGCGGCGGAGCCGCCTCGACGTACGACCCGCTGTACACCGTGCAGTTCACCGATGCCGAACTACGGGCGGGGGTCAACGCCGCAACCGACTACGGCACCTACGTCGCCACCCATGTCTACAACGTCACCGGCATCCGGCGTGCGATCGAAGCCGGAGTCAAGTCGATCGAGCACGGCCATCTGTCCGACGAGACCACGGTCAAGTTGATGGCGGAGCGCGACGTTTGGCTGTCGATGCAGCCCTTCGCGGAGGACGATCACCACTACCCCGACGCCGACCGAGCCGAGAAGAACCGCCAGATCTGCAGTGGCGTGGACCGGATCTACGGCTGGGCCAAGAAGTACGGGGTGAAGGTGGCCTTCGGCACCGATCTGCTGCTCGAGCCGCAGTTCGCGAAGCGACAGAGCGAGATGGCAGCCAGACTGGGCGATTTCTACAGCAATGTCGAGGCGCTGCGAATGCTGACCTCCGGCAACGCCCAGTTGTTCCGGCTCGCAGGTGAACGCGATCCGTACCGTGACGCCCCTTTCGGCGTCGTCGCGGAGGGGGCCTGGGCCGACGTACTGCTCGTGGACGGCAACCCACTCGAGGACCTGAGCGTGCTGGCCGACCCGGAGAAGTACCTGTCGGTGATCGTCAAGGACGGTCAGGTCGTCAAGAACAGCCTGTGA
- a CDS encoding YhgE/Pip domain-containing protein yields MLAGISLGSDSKRYFRGTMPRIAIITIILMPLLYGAMYLWAFWNPFGAVDKIPAAIVNIDTGKTADGQELDAGDQVVKSLIASGQLDLAEVSQEDAAKGLSDGKYYYTITLPENFSAAVSSPNGDHPEKANLIFTFNDANNYLATIIGQDASEQVINQVNSTIGAQGVGQVLTGLQSAGSGLGKAAGGAEQLATGIDQANSGADQLASGAHTLADNMVTARSGSDALAAGASQLATAIDGVADPLLNALEGGALPDVGGQVAQLRQSLADLASRAPSEQPRAPTAQAVEQVISVLNRSSDPIVQQAVAALTPLTRAVAAPAADIRGELEALHSDAQALEYQLTDPNSPLQSGLAMLQNGGLASDVQQLRNGADQLSSGASTLSQGMGQLTDGSFQLASGADQLAAGTEQLQSGSKELASALQQGAGQVPSWSDEQRTATAETLSTPVALQQEYTNVAPTFGTGFAPFFLSLALFVGGIITWMLLTPLQSRPTVGGVGLYRTVLASYWPALLVGILQVVVMYTVVHFGVGLDVKHVAGTILFLMLISATYLAMIQAFNALFGVAVGRVVTLAFLMLQLVSAGGIYPVPTTATPFQVIHPFDPMTYTVNGLRQLTVGEHVDSRLWIAIAVLTGILLVSLTISALSVRRNRRYTMERLYPPIEV; encoded by the coding sequence ATGCTTGCAGGCATTTCCCTGGGCAGCGATTCGAAGCGCTACTTCCGTGGCACGATGCCGCGAATCGCCATCATCACGATCATCCTCATGCCGCTGCTGTATGGCGCGATGTACCTCTGGGCCTTCTGGAATCCGTTCGGAGCAGTGGACAAGATCCCGGCCGCGATCGTCAACATCGACACCGGCAAGACCGCCGACGGACAGGAACTCGACGCCGGCGATCAGGTCGTGAAGTCCCTGATCGCCTCCGGCCAACTCGACCTCGCGGAAGTGTCCCAGGAGGACGCGGCGAAGGGCCTCTCGGACGGTAAGTACTACTACACGATCACCCTGCCGGAGAACTTCAGCGCGGCGGTCTCGTCACCGAACGGCGACCACCCCGAGAAGGCGAATCTCATCTTCACCTTCAACGACGCGAACAATTATCTCGCGACGATCATCGGTCAGGACGCGTCGGAACAGGTGATCAACCAGGTCAATTCGACGATCGGAGCGCAGGGCGTGGGGCAGGTCCTCACCGGTCTGCAGAGCGCCGGGTCCGGACTGGGGAAGGCGGCGGGCGGGGCCGAACAACTCGCCACGGGTATCGACCAGGCGAACAGTGGCGCGGACCAACTCGCGTCGGGCGCCCATACCCTCGCCGACAACATGGTCACAGCGCGCAGCGGCTCGGACGCCCTGGCCGCCGGTGCCTCCCAGCTGGCAACCGCTATCGACGGCGTCGCCGACCCCCTACTCAACGCGCTCGAGGGGGGCGCGTTGCCGGACGTCGGCGGTCAAGTCGCACAGCTCCGCCAGTCGCTGGCCGATCTCGCGAGCCGAGCCCCGAGCGAACAACCACGGGCACCGACCGCCCAGGCGGTCGAACAGGTGATCAGCGTTCTGAACCGCAGTTCCGATCCGATCGTGCAGCAGGCCGTCGCCGCACTCACACCGCTCACCCGCGCCGTGGCCGCACCCGCGGCGGACATCCGCGGGGAGCTCGAGGCGCTCCATTCCGACGCGCAGGCGCTCGAGTACCAGCTGACCGATCCGAACAGCCCCCTGCAGAGCGGCCTGGCAATGCTGCAGAACGGCGGACTCGCGTCCGACGTGCAGCAACTACGCAACGGTGCCGACCAACTCAGCTCCGGGGCCTCGACGCTCAGTCAGGGCATGGGGCAGCTTACGGACGGCAGCTTCCAGCTCGCCAGCGGCGCCGACCAACTCGCCGCCGGAACCGAGCAGCTGCAGTCCGGGTCGAAGGAACTTGCCTCGGCACTGCAGCAGGGCGCCGGCCAGGTGCCGAGCTGGAGCGACGAGCAGCGCACGGCGACGGCCGAGACACTGTCCACTCCGGTCGCGCTCCAGCAGGAGTACACGAACGTGGCTCCGACCTTCGGAACCGGCTTCGCACCGTTCTTCCTGTCGCTGGCGCTCTTCGTCGGCGGCATCATCACCTGGATGCTGTTGACCCCGTTGCAGTCCCGCCCCACCGTCGGTGGCGTCGGGCTGTACCGGACCGTGCTCGCCTCGTACTGGCCGGCGCTCCTGGTCGGCATCCTGCAGGTGGTCGTGATGTACACGGTCGTGCACTTCGGCGTCGGGCTCGACGTCAAACACGTCGCCGGCACGATCCTGTTCCTGATGCTGATCTCGGCGACGTACCTCGCGATGATCCAGGCGTTCAACGCGCTGTTCGGAGTCGCTGTCGGCCGCGTGGTCACCCTGGCTTTCCTCATGCTCCAGCTCGTGTCGGCGGGTGGCATCTACCCTGTCCCGACGACCGCGACGCCCTTCCAGGTCATTCATCCGTTCGACCCGATGACCTACACGGTGAACGGTCTTCGCCAGCTCACCGTCGGTGAGCACGTCGACTCGCGACTGTGGATCGCCATCGCGGTGCTCACCGGCATCCTGCTCGTGAGCCTCACCATCAGCGCCCTCTCGGTCCGCCGCAACCGGCGGTACACGATGGAACGCCTGTACCCACCCATCGAGGTCTGA
- a CDS encoding glutamate decarboxylase: MSNNFAAPTETLAPAYTGRLGTDPIPALRMPKAETEPEAAYRFIHDELMLDGSSRLNLATFVTTWMDPQADRLMAETFDKNMIDKDEYPATAEIETRCVNMVAALFNAEGLSDSDPSSATGVSTVGSSEAVMLAGLALKWRWREARRAAGKDTDRPNLVLGSNVQVVWEKFCRYFDVEPKYLPMEKGRYVITPEQVREAVDENTIGVVAILGTTFTGELEPVAEIAATLDELAAAGGPDVPMHVDAASGGFVVPFLHPELEWDFRIPRVVSINVSGHKYGMTYPGIGFVVWRSKEHLPEDLVFRVNYLGGDMPTFTLNFSRPGNQVVGQYYNFVRLGVAGYTQIMESLRDTALMLSSEISKIDNMEIITDGSAIPVLSFEVVGDPGFTVFDISHELRARGFQVPAYTMPANAEDIAVLRIVLREGFSRDLAWKLVIAIKDVIGRLSAGTGHAAQAFSH; the protein is encoded by the coding sequence ATGTCGAACAACTTTGCCGCTCCCACTGAGACACTCGCACCCGCTTACACGGGACGACTCGGAACCGATCCGATTCCCGCCTTGCGAATGCCCAAGGCCGAGACCGAGCCCGAGGCGGCCTACCGGTTCATCCACGACGAGTTGATGTTGGACGGTAGCTCGCGACTGAATCTCGCGACCTTCGTGACCACATGGATGGATCCGCAGGCCGACCGCCTGATGGCGGAGACGTTCGACAAGAACATGATCGACAAGGACGAGTACCCGGCGACCGCCGAGATCGAAACCCGCTGCGTCAATATGGTCGCCGCCCTGTTCAACGCTGAGGGACTCTCGGACTCCGATCCGTCCTCGGCAACCGGAGTCTCGACCGTCGGCTCGTCCGAGGCAGTGATGCTCGCGGGCCTGGCGCTCAAGTGGAGGTGGCGGGAGGCGCGCCGGGCGGCCGGCAAGGACACGGACCGCCCGAACCTCGTCCTCGGGAGCAACGTCCAGGTGGTGTGGGAGAAGTTCTGCCGCTACTTCGACGTCGAGCCGAAGTACCTCCCGATGGAGAAGGGACGCTACGTCATCACGCCGGAGCAGGTGCGCGAGGCGGTCGACGAGAACACCATCGGTGTGGTGGCCATCCTCGGGACGACGTTCACCGGCGAGCTCGAGCCGGTCGCCGAGATCGCCGCAACACTCGACGAGCTGGCGGCCGCGGGCGGGCCGGACGTACCGATGCACGTCGACGCCGCGAGCGGCGGATTCGTGGTTCCGTTCCTGCATCCCGAACTGGAGTGGGACTTCCGGATTCCGCGCGTCGTCTCCATCAACGTCAGCGGCCACAAGTACGGAATGACCTACCCCGGAATCGGATTCGTCGTGTGGCGGTCGAAGGAGCACCTGCCGGAGGACCTCGTGTTCCGGGTCAACTACCTCGGCGGCGACATGCCCACGTTCACGCTGAACTTCTCGAGGCCCGGTAACCAGGTAGTCGGACAGTACTACAACTTCGTCCGACTCGGGGTGGCCGGCTACACGCAGATCATGGAGTCGCTGCGCGACACCGCGCTGATGCTGTCCAGCGAGATCTCGAAGATCGACAACATGGAGATCATCACCGACGGAAGCGCCATTCCGGTCCTCTCCTTCGAAGTCGTGGGCGATCCCGGATTCACCGTCTTCGACATCTCGCACGAACTGAGGGCCCGCGGGTTCCAGGTTCCCGCCTACACGATGCCGGCGAACGCCGAGGACATCGCAGTACTTCGCATCGTGCTACGGGAAGGCTTCAGCCGAGACCTGGCCTGGAAGCTCGTCATCGCGATCAAGGACGTCATCGGACGTCTTAGTGCCGGTACGGGACACGCCGCCCAGGCCTTCTCGCACTGA
- a CDS encoding FUSC family protein, with protein MTRLTDAIRSALRYLTVTDPGFLRLRNAVTTVAALGLVMLILTGFGHPVSHAVPAVLLGSYVAIQAASGVSDHTQRERVVTTVFLSVPALAAVTLGAVLLRYGRVAGIAFVGVLFLAVWLRRWGPRGHASGMIMYIAYFYALVLHAGISELPSLYLGICTGVAVTIVVRVFLLPERPRREIRSLVRALRAQTRAGLDVVYRAETPDPTALQRILDRIGDTAMMIEDWLDRNDADECVGISNSELAKLVFEAQVSTEEALEVLDQAPTEVRHLAATERATAEFEAALRPGSSRFEATTIERSASTAAKTFDSSTEEGLAALLVDRAARAHAALSCVGREQPSPGRATREHAVAGTSRAIGNAGGVSASTRTAIQVAVAASIATVLGELVSPERWYWAVLTAFLVYNGASTRGEVLLRAGDRVIGTIGGVVIGMLLVAAVGNHPAALIALVLTTVFFAFYLVSVNYVAMTFFMTVMLAGLYGLLGEFSLDVLVVRIEETTVGAIVGIAAAYLVLAIDSRDVLTRAIDSYLTRLSDLIGDCMSATAAPDLIAKARALDSDLAAVTAAATPLVRDPMARGRRTVEWLDCRLREIDRAAHALVKSAVMTTQPASEVATDTRTREVLATTVCRVHDNIDLLRRRNAGERVTVPETPPESLADVLQSPPGDGAAALSVLPPLLRIDRTVVDLLA; from the coding sequence GTGACCCGACTGACCGACGCCATTCGGAGCGCGCTGCGATATCTGACGGTCACCGACCCGGGCTTCCTCCGCCTGCGCAACGCCGTGACCACCGTCGCGGCATTGGGCCTCGTGATGCTGATCCTCACCGGGTTCGGACATCCCGTGAGCCACGCGGTCCCGGCGGTACTCCTCGGCTCGTACGTCGCAATTCAAGCCGCATCGGGAGTCAGCGATCACACACAGCGCGAACGCGTCGTCACGACCGTGTTCCTGTCGGTTCCGGCGTTGGCAGCGGTCACTCTGGGCGCCGTTCTCCTCCGGTACGGCCGGGTCGCCGGCATCGCGTTCGTCGGCGTGCTGTTCCTCGCGGTGTGGTTGCGCCGATGGGGACCCCGCGGGCACGCCTCGGGAATGATCATGTACATCGCATACTTCTACGCCCTGGTTCTGCACGCGGGTATCTCCGAACTCCCCTCTCTCTATCTCGGTATCTGCACGGGAGTGGCCGTGACCATCGTCGTGCGAGTATTCCTCCTTCCCGAACGCCCTCGACGCGAGATCCGCAGCCTGGTGCGAGCACTGCGGGCGCAAACCCGTGCGGGGCTCGACGTCGTCTACCGCGCAGAAACGCCCGATCCGACTGCGCTGCAGCGAATCCTCGATCGGATCGGAGACACGGCGATGATGATCGAGGACTGGCTCGACCGCAACGACGCCGACGAGTGCGTCGGCATCTCGAATTCGGAACTCGCGAAGTTGGTCTTCGAGGCCCAGGTGTCGACCGAGGAGGCACTCGAAGTCCTGGATCAGGCCCCCACCGAAGTCCGTCATCTCGCCGCAACCGAACGGGCCACAGCGGAATTCGAGGCCGCACTGCGACCGGGCTCGTCGAGATTCGAGGCGACCACCATCGAACGGAGCGCGAGCACAGCCGCGAAGACCTTCGACTCGTCCACCGAGGAAGGGCTGGCGGCGCTGCTCGTGGACCGGGCCGCAAGGGCACACGCGGCGCTCTCGTGCGTCGGGCGCGAGCAACCGTCGCCAGGAAGGGCAACCAGGGAACACGCGGTGGCCGGCACCTCGCGTGCCATCGGCAATGCCGGCGGAGTATCCGCGAGCACACGCACGGCGATTCAGGTGGCCGTCGCGGCGAGTATCGCGACCGTGCTCGGCGAACTCGTCAGTCCGGAACGCTGGTACTGGGCTGTGCTGACGGCATTCCTGGTCTACAACGGCGCGAGCACCCGCGGCGAAGTCCTCCTGCGTGCCGGCGACCGGGTCATCGGAACGATCGGCGGGGTCGTCATCGGAATGCTCCTCGTAGCAGCGGTCGGTAACCACCCGGCAGCCCTGATCGCGCTCGTGCTGACGACCGTGTTCTTCGCCTTCTACCTGGTGTCCGTCAACTACGTGGCGATGACGTTCTTCATGACGGTGATGCTGGCCGGCCTCTACGGTCTGCTCGGCGAGTTCAGTCTCGATGTCCTGGTGGTACGGATCGAGGAGACCACCGTCGGCGCGATCGTCGGAATCGCAGCCGCCTACCTGGTACTCGCGATCGACTCACGAGACGTGCTGACGCGGGCGATCGACTCCTACCTCACCCGGTTGTCGGATCTGATCGGCGACTGCATGTCTGCCACGGCCGCACCGGACCTGATCGCGAAGGCCCGCGCCCTGGATTCGGATCTGGCGGCTGTCACCGCTGCGGCGACACCGCTGGTGCGGGATCCGATGGCACGGGGACGCAGGACGGTGGAATGGCTGGATTGCCGACTGCGCGAGATCGACAGGGCCGCTCACGCACTGGTGAAATCAGCTGTCATGACGACGCAACCCGCCTCCGAAGTCGCCACCGACACGCGAACGCGAGAGGTGCTCGCAACCACGGTATGTCGTGTCCACGACAACATCGATCTGCTCCGGCGACGGAACGCCGGCGAGCGAGTCACCGTGCCCGAGACACCCCCGGAATCGCTCGCCGATGTGCTGCAGTCGCCGCCCGGGGACGGGGCGGCGGCACTCTCGGTACTACCCCCGCTCCTCCGCATCGATCGAACGGTCGTCGATCTGCTCGCCTGA
- a CDS encoding LuxR C-terminal-related transcriptional regulator, protein MTVQPHRDLYVLLDGVVAGAVPGRVLLCAPAGTGKTALLGDWLAGPGGNERPAVAWVTLDAADDDPEVLEAGLGAALRCLVSLVLPDTNLQDVSVLDCLRSVRESGRSAVLVLDDAHVLTAPESLRKLACLLDAAPPNMTVILAARNPPELPWVKYIADGSLTVIGWEDLALDRDAAAAIFAENRCELSTQELDAVLDLTAGWAVPLRVAAIRISAVGDVPSGVGDVLRYPQPLSDYVVGETVSALPDHLLRFVESTSIVDRFSPELAACLDDANVDLALAERERFCVPIQRFTSADGLTYAWHPLLRAHVRSKLRVTDPDRLARLHAAAGSWFAGSRQPIAAVEHLLAAGDDLAIVDFVYSHGVTAVFDGQGAAILELLGERHSDKRGVRLVRSLEALERNYADAARAHHSTAFAADVVALRPEIAKAFAAALGVEIAVLSGQPMPTDGDVLSDLQIATGIADLDCYVTIQRAAVCMFTRDLIGSERLLRQALAFADIGAHPRLVLRCLARLSIVAGIRGDLVTMTTRAEHALQYAVDHAQLDRIDAFQCVAAVCMDRYLRCEGLPDDSPVYALVFGPGLHQRPDGTTAPVSGGHAEVAFAILEARRSPIPTVDDADAVGRSLIGMLTRGAQAGLSNTFVTPAVAVLLDAGRPAFAGEVVDTAHRVFGENPDVRVARAMISVAQGDSASARDLLDSVLEASEFLHPPLGVRASMLSAVVAHRENRSAEASLAVRRALELAEPNGIVSPFVDSAGDAAELLAGLPPGADHTRAFLDHVQAKLVESNEGRNPGLTRSEKVILAELRTGKPLRAIAQQLHLSLNTVRTHTRNVYRKLDASSRAEALEVAARRRLL, encoded by the coding sequence GTGACGGTTCAGCCCCATCGCGACCTGTACGTCTTGCTCGACGGAGTGGTTGCCGGAGCGGTGCCGGGAAGGGTTCTGCTCTGTGCGCCCGCCGGTACCGGAAAGACGGCCTTACTGGGCGACTGGCTCGCCGGCCCCGGTGGCAATGAGAGACCCGCCGTCGCGTGGGTGACGCTCGACGCCGCGGATGACGATCCGGAGGTGTTGGAAGCCGGACTGGGTGCGGCACTGCGTTGCCTCGTCTCGCTCGTCCTGCCCGATACCAACTTGCAGGACGTTTCGGTTCTCGACTGCCTGCGTTCGGTGCGAGAGTCGGGCCGATCCGCTGTCCTGGTTCTCGACGATGCCCACGTACTCACGGCCCCGGAGTCTCTCCGGAAGTTGGCGTGCCTACTGGACGCGGCGCCGCCGAACATGACGGTGATCCTGGCAGCACGGAACCCGCCCGAGTTGCCGTGGGTGAAATACATCGCGGATGGTTCTCTGACCGTGATCGGTTGGGAGGATCTTGCGCTCGATCGCGATGCAGCGGCGGCAATCTTCGCCGAGAACCGGTGCGAACTCTCGACACAGGAACTCGATGCGGTTCTCGACCTGACCGCAGGTTGGGCGGTCCCGCTGCGTGTCGCGGCGATCCGGATCAGTGCCGTGGGTGATGTCCCGAGCGGGGTTGGCGACGTTCTCCGATACCCGCAGCCGCTCTCCGACTACGTGGTGGGGGAAACGGTCTCGGCGTTGCCAGACCACCTCCTGCGGTTCGTGGAGTCGACCAGCATCGTCGACCGGTTCAGCCCCGAGCTCGCGGCCTGCCTGGACGACGCGAACGTGGATCTGGCGCTCGCCGAGCGAGAACGATTCTGCGTGCCCATCCAGCGCTTCACCTCCGCCGACGGCCTGACCTACGCGTGGCACCCGCTCCTGCGCGCGCATGTCCGGTCGAAGCTGCGCGTCACCGATCCGGACCGCCTGGCCCGACTGCACGCGGCGGCAGGGAGTTGGTTCGCGGGATCGCGGCAGCCGATTGCCGCGGTCGAACATCTCCTCGCTGCCGGAGACGATCTGGCGATCGTGGACTTCGTGTACAGCCACGGAGTCACGGCGGTTTTCGACGGGCAGGGTGCTGCAATCCTCGAGCTGCTCGGCGAGCGACACAGCGACAAGCGGGGTGTCCGTCTCGTCCGGTCGCTCGAGGCGCTCGAGCGGAACTACGCCGACGCTGCCCGGGCGCATCACAGCACCGCGTTCGCCGCGGATGTGGTGGCGCTTCGCCCCGAGATCGCCAAGGCGTTCGCGGCGGCACTGGGCGTCGAGATCGCAGTGCTCTCAGGGCAGCCCATGCCGACCGATGGGGATGTCCTTTCCGATTTGCAGATTGCAACGGGCATCGCCGATCTCGACTGCTACGTGACCATTCAACGTGCCGCCGTCTGTATGTTCACGCGCGATCTCATCGGCAGTGAACGGCTACTCCGGCAGGCACTCGCGTTCGCCGACATCGGCGCCCATCCCCGGCTCGTGCTGCGCTGCCTGGCAAGGCTTTCCATTGTTGCGGGTATTCGTGGCGATCTCGTGACGATGACGACACGCGCGGAGCACGCTCTGCAGTACGCGGTCGATCATGCTCAGCTCGACCGCATCGACGCCTTCCAGTGTGTGGCTGCGGTCTGCATGGACAGGTATCTCCGGTGTGAAGGGTTGCCCGATGACAGTCCTGTGTACGCGCTGGTGTTCGGCCCTGGCCTGCATCAGCGTCCCGACGGGACCACCGCGCCAGTCTCGGGCGGTCACGCGGAGGTCGCGTTCGCGATTCTCGAGGCTCGGCGCAGTCCGATCCCGACCGTCGACGACGCAGACGCGGTCGGTCGGTCCCTGATCGGCATGCTCACCCGGGGCGCGCAGGCAGGGCTGAGCAACACCTTCGTTACCCCGGCTGTCGCGGTTCTGCTGGATGCGGGACGGCCGGCCTTTGCCGGCGAGGTCGTCGACACGGCGCATCGGGTGTTCGGTGAGAACCCCGACGTCCGGGTGGCTCGGGCGATGATCTCCGTCGCGCAGGGGGACTCGGCATCCGCACGCGACCTGCTGGACTCGGTCCTCGAGGCGTCGGAGTTCCTGCATCCCCCGCTCGGCGTGCGCGCCTCGATGTTGAGTGCCGTCGTGGCACATCGCGAGAACCGGTCTGCCGAGGCCTCGCTGGCGGTGCGTCGGGCACTCGAACTCGCCGAACCCAACGGGATCGTCAGCCCCTTCGTCGACAGCGCCGGCGATGCCGCAGAACTGCTCGCCGGGCTCCCCCCGGGCGCCGACCACACGCGCGCCTTCCTCGACCACGTGCAGGCGAAACTCGTGGAATCGAACGAGGGGCGCAATCCCGGGCTGACCCGATCCGAGAAGGTCATTCTCGCCGAGTTGCGGACCGGCAAGCCGCTACGTGCGATCGCCCAGCAGTTGCACCTGTCGCTCAACACCGTTCGTACGCACACCCGAAACGTGTACCGCAAGCTCGACGCGTCGAGCCGTGCAGAGGCGCTGGAGGTCGCGGCGCGCCGGCGGTTGCTCTGA
- the nadC gene encoding carboxylating nicotinate-nucleotide diphosphorylase, with amino-acid sequence MTTLERLDPQETLTLVRTALDEDLRYGPDVTSAATVPEGAVATASVVARAAGTVAGVDVGLTVLDEVIGAGNYEVQGRVADGTRIQPGDAVLTVSAPTRGLLTAERTMLNLVCHLSGIATATSEWVDAVAGTECKIRDSRKTLPGLRGLQKYAVRVGGGVNHRMGLGDAALIKDNHVAAAGSVIAALHAVRAAAPDIECEVEVDNLAQLDEVLAEGVDLVLLDNFPLWQTQIAVQRRDTLAPQTKLESSGGLTLDVAAEYAATGVDFLAVGALTHSVTVLDLGLDM; translated from the coding sequence ATGACCACGCTGGAGCGACTCGATCCGCAGGAAACCTTGACGTTGGTGCGCACCGCACTCGACGAGGATCTGCGGTACGGCCCGGATGTCACCTCCGCGGCGACCGTTCCCGAAGGGGCTGTCGCAACTGCGTCCGTGGTGGCCAGGGCGGCCGGCACGGTGGCGGGCGTCGACGTGGGTTTGACGGTGCTCGACGAGGTGATCGGCGCCGGAAACTACGAGGTTCAGGGGCGGGTCGCCGACGGCACCCGCATCCAGCCCGGTGACGCGGTGCTCACGGTCAGCGCTCCCACCCGGGGGCTGCTCACCGCCGAGCGGACCATGCTCAACCTGGTGTGTCACCTGTCCGGCATTGCCACCGCCACGTCCGAATGGGTCGACGCGGTGGCCGGTACCGAGTGCAAGATTCGCGACAGTCGTAAGACCCTGCCCGGGCTGCGGGGACTGCAGAAGTACGCGGTGCGGGTCGGCGGCGGCGTCAACCACCGGATGGGTCTCGGCGATGCCGCGCTCATCAAGGACAACCATGTTGCCGCCGCGGGTTCGGTCATCGCTGCCTTGCATGCCGTTCGTGCGGCGGCGCCCGACATCGAGTGCGAGGTCGAGGTCGACAACCTCGCCCAACTCGACGAGGTCCTCGCCGAGGGGGTCGACCTCGTTCTGCTGGACAACTTCCCGCTCTGGCAGACGCAGATCGCGGTACAGCGCCGCGACACCCTCGCGCCGCAGACCAAGCTCGAGTCGTCGGGTGGGCTCACCCTCGATGTCGCAGCCGAGTACGCCGCGACCGGCGTCGACTTCCTCGCCGTCGGTGCTCTCACGCACTCGGTGACGGTCCTCGATCTCGGTCTCGACATGTAG